The sequence CTCGTTTAGTGCCACTACCAATCACAATTTCTGGTATTTCACGTCTTAAAACGGAATTTCCGATAGAAGGGATTTGCAAAAATGGATAAACTGCTAGTAACCTTCTGATATCATTCATCATGATGTCGTAATCATAATTTTGTTTCCCGTTTATAAGCCTCCACGTAATCCTTTGAGGAATTTTAATCATCTGTCCAACTTGCAGACGATTCGGTTCGAGATTAGGGTTGACAAGAAGAAGTGTATACAAAGAAAGATTTTGTCTTTGAGCAATCAACCATAAAGAGTCACCTGTTAGAATTTCATAATTGACGGCAACAAATCCAGGAATTTGAATTTGCTGACCTACCGTAAGTATGAGTGGGTTGATGTTTCGGTTGGAATCGATAATCAGTTGAAGAGGCATCTGGAATAGCTGGCTGAAATACCAAACCGAATCTCCAGGTCTAACAAATATGTCCATGTCGTTCCTCCCCTTAGTCGAAAATACTTAGTAATAATGAAAGCTGAGAAATCGGGCTTTAATTTGGCTATTTCATTGAGTGATTGGGAATGAAACAGCTTCGTCCCTCTGTCCAATTCACCAATCTTTTTTGCACCTTGGTTTTTCCAAAGCTCGCAAAGACGAAATAATGTTACGCCTCCACCTGGTTCTGAACCGAAGATTAATACATCATATTCCTACTGTGCCATTTCTTCTACGGTAGTTGTTTGGAATCCAGTTGTTTGCATATCGAACAACCAAAAAAATCCCCATTCAACTTGCGCATCATTTACATATATGACGGATTGCTTGGACCGTATGTGTATAGAGTTGTGGTATTAAAAATTAGGAGTGCTCCTTAATCCAACAGAAGAATTTGGCGGACGAGCTTTTGAATATTTTTCTGCAAGGCAAAGTGAAAAACGTGCAACGAACGAACTTAGTAAATGCGCAAAAATTCACGGATATGTTGAACAACGCCCGAGGAGAAAGTTCTTGTATGAATCAATTTCAAGTTCAACCTCTGTTTAATATCAATAAACAGAGGTTTTCCTTCTCCCAAAACAACAGGGTGAACAGATAATCTAAATTCATCAACAAGGCCTAAATCGATAAAAGTTGTAATAAGACTTGCTCCGCCGTATAACCATATGTCTTTACTGGGCTTATTCTTTATTTTATTTACTTCTTCAGAAATAACATCATTTATGAATACTGCTTTATTATCAGTCCCTTTTTGCATTTTGGAAAACACATATTTCTCTTTACTGTGAACGAATCCCCACATTTCTTTTTCGGCATCAGTATCTTCAATTGTTGGCGTATATTGTCCCCATAAATCGTAACTTTTTCTTCCATACAAAATAGTATCTATTTGATTTAGGAAATTAGTAAACCCCATCTCAGAGTCCATTATGCACCAATCAACTTCACCATTTACCCCTTCAATAAATCCATCTAGCGTAACTGCTAAATCTAAAATTATTTTTCTTGATCTTACTTCATTAGACATTATTTTTTCTCCCTTGGTTGTCCCTC comes from Sporosarcina sp. FSL K6-3457 and encodes:
- a CDS encoding dihydrofolate reductase family protein, which encodes MSNEVRSRKIILDLAVTLDGFIEGVNGEVDWCIMDSEMGFTNFLNQIDTILYGRKSYDLWGQYTPTIEDTDAEKEMWGFVHSKEKYVFSKMQKGTDNKAVFINDVISEEVNKIKNKPSKDIWLYGGASLITTFIDLGLVDEFRLSVHPVVLGEGKPLFIDIKQRLNLKLIHTRTFSSGVVQHIREFLRIY